A genomic segment from Aegilops tauschii subsp. strangulata cultivar AL8/78 chromosome 1, Aet v6.0, whole genome shotgun sequence encodes:
- the LOC123497100 gene encoding uncharacterized protein: protein MVPPWTRDVEEAMANAEEEEDVEEPLDCGICFLPLDAPPTFMCEAGHLICSPCRDMLGVAAGTCHVCSAKAARLGSRRSLGRDVWPAYYEPRDRSGALRGPCRCPGDACGFVGSTAALLCHFVSAHDWPVHAGVTSGDSIAVRLQDGFNIVAVDCIGGASEQDRLEFPGRYLLVLEMIQQTFGRTVFAFCLRPDAEFWEKEAQCRVSLYYSRNILDGDDDKPPVQCYYQTTKAGVTCTDLSSGLPDPEDCFQAHVYRSVDLEDNEDTVEVTIRIVIN from the exons ATGGTGCCGCCGTGGACCCGCGATGTCGAGGAGGCGATGGCGaacgcggaggaggaggaggacgtcgAGGAGCCCCTCGACTGCGGCATCTGCTTCCTCCCACTCGACGCGCCGCCGACCTTCATG TGCGAAGCTGGGCACCTGATCTGCTCGCCCTGCCGCGACATGCTCGGGGTGGCGGCGGGGACGTGCCACGTCTGCAGCGCCAAGGCCGCCCGCCTCGGCTCTCGCCGGAGCCTCGGCCGCGACGTCTGGCCGGCCTACTACGAGCCCCGCGACCGCAGCGGCGCGCTCCGCGGGCCGTGCCGCTGCCCAGGCGACGCCTGCGGCTTCGTCGGCAGCACGGCGGCGCTCCTCTGCCACTTCGTCAGCGCTCACGACTGGCCGGTCCACGCCGGGGTGACCTCCGGGGACAGCATCGCCGTCCGCCTGCAGGACGGCTTCAACATCGTCGCCGTCGACTGCATCGGCGGCGCCTCCGAGCAAGACCGCCTGGAATTCCCCGGACGGTATCTGCTCGTGCTGGAGATGATCCAGCAGACATTCGGCCGCACGGTCTTCGCCTTCTGCCTACGTCCCGACGCCGAGTTCTGGGAGAAGGAGGCGCAGTGCCGCGTCAGCCTCTACTACTCGCGCAACATCCTCGACGGCGACGATGACAAGCCGCCGGTTCAGTGCTACTACCAGACAACCAAGGCCGGCGTGACGTGCACCGATCTCTCCAGCGGGCTGCCCGACCCCGAGGACTGCTTCCAGGCTCACGTGTACCGCTCCGTCGACCTGGAGGACAACGAGGACACCGTCGAGGTGACGATCAGGATTGTCATCAACTGA